Proteins encoded by one window of Lathyrus oleraceus cultivar Zhongwan6 chromosome 1, CAAS_Psat_ZW6_1.0, whole genome shotgun sequence:
- the LOC127128470 gene encoding silicon efflux transporter LSI2: MALAPIPKVVLGSIAFAIFWILAVFPAVPFLPIGRTAGSLLGAMLMVIFRVITPDEAYTAIDLPILGLLFGTMVVSVYLERADMFKYIGKLLSWKSKGPKDLLCRICLISAFSSALFTNDTSCVVLTEFVLKIAKQHNLPPQPFLLALASSANIGSSATPIGNPQNLVIAVESKISFGKFLSGVLPAMLIGVVVNAMILIAMNWKLLSVGKDVEDPIAEVEAEEEVNSHQFSPATMSHYSSSHNSQELNGYLAESSSIQNLRNRVISSDGEIHRAHVGSAVDSARNSNASKEGTFNDLTSQTKEETSSSKTVVEIDRTMEGHVLVASEGKDYISVEWKRIMWKSSVYMITLGMLIAMLLGLNMSWTAITAALALVVLDFKDARPSLEKVSYSLLIFFCGMFITVYGFNKTGIPSALWELMEPYSQVDRTTGIAILSLVILVLSNLASNVPTVLLLGARVAASAAAISPEDEKKAWLILAWVSTIAGNLSLLGSAANLIVCEQARRAPNISYTLTFWSHLKFGLPSTLIVTAIGLTLIR, from the exons ATGGCACTAGCTCCAATTCCAAAAGTTGTTCTAGGTTCAATAGCCTTTGCAATTTTCTGGATATTAGCAGTTTTTCCAGCAGTTCCTTTTCTACCAATTGGTAGAACAGCAGGTTCCCTTTTAGGTGCAATGCTTATGGTAATCTTCAGAGTCATTACTCCCGACGAAGCGTACACCGCTATCGATCTTCCGATTCTCGGTCTTCTTTTCGGCACCATGGTTGTTAGTGTTTATCTTGAAAGAGCAGACATGTTCAAATACATAGGGAAGTTGCTCTCTTGGAAAAGTAAAGGGCCAAAGGATTTACTTTGTAGAATCTGTTTGATTTCGGCTTTTTCGAGTGCACTTTTCACAAATGATACTTCTTGTGTTGTTCTGACCGAATTCGTATTGAAAATTGCGAAACAGCATAATTTGCCACCACAGCCTTTTTTGCTTGCTCTTGCTTCAAGTGCTAACATTGGTTCTTCTGCTACCCCAATCGGAAATCCTCAGAATCTTGTTATAGCGGTTGAGAGCAAGATTTCATTTGGGAAGTTTTTGTCTGGTGTTCTTCCAGCTATGCTAATAGGAGTTGTTGTTAATGCTATGATTCTTATTGCGATGAACTGGAAATTGTTATCGGTTGGGAAAGATGTCGAGGATCCTATTGCTGAAGTTGAAGCTGAAGAAGAGGttaattctcatcaattttcaCCTGCTACAATGTCTCATTATTCATCCTCACATAATTCTCAAGAGTTGAATGGTTACCTAGCAGAATCTTCTAGTATTCAGAATCTAAGAAACCGAGTGATTTCGAGTGATGGTGAAATTCATAGGGCTCATGTCGGTAGCGCAGTCGATTCTGCTCGAAACTCAAATGCATCAAAGGAAGGGACTTTTAATGACTTGACATCTCAAACAAAGGAAGAAACTAGCTCTTCGAAAACTGTTGTCGAAATAGATAGAACAATGGAAGGACATGTTTTGGTGGCTTCAGAAGGAAAGGACTATATAAGCGTCGAGTGGAAACGTATAATGTGGAAATCTAGTGTTTATATGATCACATTAGGAATGTTGATTGCAATGCTTCTTGGTTTAAATATGTCTTGGACTGCAATTACTGCTGCATTAGCTTTGGTTGTTCTGGATTTCAAAGATGCTAGGCCAAGTTTAGAGAAG GTTTCATATTCACTTTTGATTTTCTTCTGTGGAATGTTTATCACAGTATATGGATTCAACAAAACTGGAATTCCAAGTGCTTTATGGGAGTTGATGGAGCCTTATTCGCAAGTTGATCGTACTACTGGAATAGCGATACTTTCTCTAGTTATACTTGTCCTATCAAATTTGGCTTCAAATGTACCAACTG TTCTATTGCTTGGAGCAAGAGTTGCAGCTTCAGCTGCAGCAATTTCACCAGAAGATGAAAAAAAAGCATGGCTCATATTAGCTTGGGTCAGCACCATAGCAGGGAACCTGTCACTACTGGGATCAGCTGCAAACTTGATTGTATGCGAACAAGCACGTCGAGCTCCAAACATTTCGTACACATTAACCTTTTGGAGCCATCTCAAATTTGGACTCCCTTCAACTCTTATAGTCACTGCTATTGGTTTGACACTCATAAGATGA